The nucleotide window TGCGGAAGATAGGGTGTACTGCCGACTCCAACCGCCGGAGACAGCGGAAGTAGAGCGAAATGGTTCGGTTGCCAGCTACCAACTCAGTGAGGTGCTCCCGCGCCTCCTCATAGTCCTCCACGGCTCCCTCAGCCCTTCTGATCAGTGCGACGACGGAACCGGGATCGAAAAAAAAGATAAGGGGGGAGATGAAGCTTTCTTCGACGAATTGGAACGCAACGCGGATTACGTAACGTTGTTCGACCCCGGGCGGAGAATGTTCCTGCGGTGCTACAACGACCGCGCCGAGATATTTGAGAAAGGCACTTGGGGCCTGCTTTGCACGGGCGAGTGGGCGAAGCAATGAGCCCACTCCCCAAGCGTCCCGAAAAGACGTTGCGAAACACCCTCGCTGTCGCCGATCAGCCCGGACCGCCTCGCGGTCTGAGAAGATCGACGTCTGACGTGTCGACGACCGCACGCCGAGGGGTTAAACTAGAAACGACGGGGCGAGTGCGGGAGACGAATATGGCAACGATCCCTTCACCGCGGTTGCTCGGGGCTGAGGCGGAAATTGAGTATCCTACCGGAGACGGCCGGCCTGTGGGTGAAACACCGATCCATTTCAAGAACCTGGCGGTCGCGGTCCAGACGCTCGACCGGCATTTCGAGCGGGAGCCCTTGGTGTACGTGTGGGGCAACATGTTCGTCTATTACGAAAAGGGGAACCGACACAAGCATGTTTCTCCGGACGTCTTTGCCGCCTTTGGCGTGCCTAAAGACAAGCCGCGCGACGCCTACTTCATCTGGGAAGAAGGTCATGGACTGGACTTTGTGGTCGAGCTGACCAGTAAATCGACACAAGGCGAAGACCTCGACGACAAGATGTCGATCTACCAGGACGAGATCGTGGTGCCCGAGTATTTTCTGTTCGATCCCAAGGGCGAGTATCTCGATCCGCCGCTGCAGGGCCATCGTCTGCGCGCGGGGAAGTACGTTCCAATCGAGATGGTGGAGGGACGCTTGCCGAGCGAAGTTCTCGGTTTGCACCTGGAGCGTGACGCTGAATGGCTGCGGTTCTATAATCCCGCTACCGGGTCCTGGTTGCCCACGCCCGACGAGCTTTTACTCGAAGAGCAAGCGAAACGCGAGCGGGCGGAGGCGGAACGCGAGCGCCTAGCGGTTGAATTGGAGGGATCCGGCAAGGAATTAGAACGCTTGCGGAAGGAACTTGAGGACTGGCGGCGGCGTTTTGGCGAGCAGTTGCGCGGCCCTTCTGTCGGCGAGTAAACCGCCGTTGTTTTGCTCAACAGCTTGAAATCGCATTCGGTACGAGGAGACTTCACGGTCTCCATGCTCGCTAGCTGCCGGCGAAATTCTGCACCGGCCGGAGCGTGCCGTCGGGCTGTGCGGAAACGATGGCCACCAACTCCTCGTGCTCGTCGACCGCCGCCATTTCGCCTTCGCTCGGCGCTGGCCCGTGTATCGTTTGCCCGTGATGAAGGCGCTCGATCTGCCCGGCAGACAAACGGGTTTTTGGCAGGGCGGAGAGCGCCCGCAACGGCGACTGAAGCCAGTCGGCCTGTCGATCGCGAAGGAGTTGCTCGGGTAGCTTCGCATCCGCGAGCGTGAAGCAGCCGATCGCCGTCCGCACCAGTTCCGACATGACGGCCGCCGTACCCAGCGACTGCGCCAGGTCGCGGCCGAGCGATCGGACGTAGGTGCCCGATCCGCATTCGATGTCGAGCCGCAGTTCGGGATAATCGTAGGTGACCACTTCCAGGCGATGCACCACGACCGGCCGCGGCGCCAGCTCGACCGCCTTGCCCGCACGGGCCAGATCGTAGGCCCGCCGTCCCCGCACCTTCAAGGCCGAATAGGCGGGCGGGCGCTGCTCGATCACTCCGACCAGCCGCGCGGCGGCCTCGCGAACTTCCGCCTCCGTCGGCTGACGAGCGTCTGCCATCAGCCGCACCTGGCCTTCCACGTCTTCGGTATCGCTCTCCTGGCC belongs to Pirellulales bacterium and includes:
- a CDS encoding Uma2 family endonuclease produces the protein MATIPSPRLLGAEAEIEYPTGDGRPVGETPIHFKNLAVAVQTLDRHFEREPLVYVWGNMFVYYEKGNRHKHVSPDVFAAFGVPKDKPRDAYFIWEEGHGLDFVVELTSKSTQGEDLDDKMSIYQDEIVVPEYFLFDPKGEYLDPPLQGHRLRAGKYVPIEMVEGRLPSEVLGLHLERDAEWLRFYNPATGSWLPTPDELLLEEQAKRERAEAERERLAVELEGSGKELERLRKELEDWRRRFGEQLRGPSVGE
- the truB gene encoding tRNA pseudouridine(55) synthase TruB; the protein is MTDKKPFGIVNLHKPPGMTSREAVDCVKRLVRAAKTGHAGTLDPLATGVLVVCVGPATRLIEYVQAMPKGYRAAFLLGQESDTEDVEGQVRLMADARQPTEAEVREAAARLVGVIEQRPPAYSALKVRGRRAYDLARAGKAVELAPRPVVVHRLEVVTYDYPELRLDIECGSGTYVRSLGRDLAQSLGTAAVMSELVRTAIGCFTLADAKLPEQLLRDRQADWLQSPLRALSALPKTRLSAGQIERLHHGQTIHGPAPSEGEMAAVDEHEELVAIVSAQPDGTLRPVQNFAGS